AAGTATATTTTCAGTGTTAttctaaatttgtatatactatgtatttggaattttggaaaaatatttaaaaacacaaaaaaaattattattttatgtatttattacatcAGAAAAATTGTTATGACTCCCACTATTATACCGCTGCACTTATTTTAGTGAATTGTTGTAGCGtcatggaaaatattatagtaaaaaccaACCAAATTCATTGATGGTTGTCGGctgttataatatggtatggtAGACGGTAGTAATGAATACCAACTAAGACGACAGTGGtcacaaatgtataaaattcgaGAATTTGATGAGAACTGATGACCATTGGTGTTTATATGGTGTTAACATGTTAACATAGAATGAATACtccttaagtttaaaatatctatcaatTTTAGCCGATACCtaaaaaaggtatttttaagaaaaaataaatttaaataaatgttttaattaatgcattaaaaactcttaatatttacttaatacttaacaCAAAATCCACAATCTgccattaaaattgtaatttctcTTATATTAGATGTtggctttattatataattgtataatgtaatgtattatgtattattagtaattgttGAGCAATCCTAGTTTGATACTAGcagctaataaataaaaaaaaaagaaaaaagaactAATTATAGCCATAATAGTGTTACTTGTAAGTTATAGGCCTCGACTAAGTTAGCAAGCTTTCAAAAATATCTCATTGGACAACTCATAATATAGACCAGTTATGAATGTTTGgccgtaatttattttttataatattgataaattagtaCAAACACcagtagaaaatataattgaatcatttatttaataaaacattaaaactagGTAGGTTGATATCTTGCCTATCTAGAGCTGGCCACatagatttgtatttttaaaggcaatgatttatcatttctTTAAAACAGCAGTTCTTAAACTATGCATTGAGAACACTTTCCAAGGGCACTGTATTACTGTAATCTACagctcataataaataatttaaaatgtatagaatttgTTTTTCGTTCTGCCTTCAATGATATTCACAGCAGGGCATCAAAGTTGAATTTGGTCCAAAAAAAGGAACTGTGGAAAAAAAAGTTAGGGAACCACTGCTTTAAgaatatgataatacataagtacatTACTATTGTGTACCGAGTACATACAAgtatcaaatttcaaaattcagaAATgtccataattttttaattattgttgttaacatttaaaaagtgaggattgagaaaaatattttaaaaacaaaattatttattaatattaatttgtcatACAAAGAAActtagaaaataatgtaaaactaaATAGTTGACTTGAAAAGTAAAATGgaattctatttataaaattaaaaaacagtctttagaataatataaagtatattattacataacataataattaatttaaataatataaacttaatttgtGCGTTTTTCAGTTTTAGAATATAGAATTGAAGttgaatgaataattaagACGTCTAAATGTAAGACCAAATACAAGGACTATACACATTGTTGTCGTAATCATAATAGTTTTACTTCTTGTTTTAATctgaaataaacaataaattagaaaattaaatatgaatagtaAGTATgacttttaagttataattatatacatttaaatgttaattttacatagGAAATAACACAAATAGAATTGgagaacaattatttttttcaaaaactggtATCCTCAATAACAAGttcaaaaaactatatttttattttttaaattatttattgtttaatattaataaaggtaaataaaaattctcagaaaagTCAGTGATGAATAACAATTTACTACTATTTGAGTCAATGACAGTTTTTaacttacaaaaatgtatgttatctATACTCCGTATCACAAGAGAACGTATACGGGGACCGATTAAAATCGGTTTTTCTGAGCATCCCCAAACATCACTCTGCCATAGGGAAATCGGTTTCGATAGCAGGGAGATGCAGGAGGATGAGTGAGCCGTATGTGTTCTCTTGTGGTACggaataagtttatataagtatagcttaaaaattaattattaaatattatcaattgatagttataacaatttatcataaacaaaaatataatttgtgaatcaaaaaaaaaaaaaataaatagttttttgaaaatttttaactatacctaACTTGAAAATGTACCTAATGTTTTAAGATTCTTTGTAGTAACTTTTAATGTCAATGTGTTAAGaagtaaagtaataatttcaaataccatactttaaaatataaatttctaatcacaaattaataaattcatattttggttaccttaaaaacattttttaatgaattttcaatatttttttcttctgctCTCATATAAGGCTTTAACATTAAAGCAGCATCAATTGCTGATATATGATTATCAATTAACATgtcatttaaatgatttttatcattaatcattaaagaatgtaaatgatttaaaactaAAGCAATGTATCCAAGTTGCCCACAAATTTTGGACTGTAGCTTAAGAATTTCatcatttctataaaaaagatattatattatatttgaaaagaaaataataataattaaatatttctgttttCAATTAATGATCAATTAACTTACGATAATCGTATTTCGCTGTGGTTTAATGTTTTACTGAGTACATTAATTGCAgtcaatatagtattaatatctttattatcaaCATCCAGGAGTCTGAGATCATCTGCTATCAActgaataaatgtatgttcatTAATTCCATGTTTTTCAAACTTGGATTTATACTTTTcacaatttattgatttcaatattaGTTCCAACCCTTGAACCTTGCGTCTAGATTTAAAggtaaaagtttaataacaaGATAATGGcacaactaataatttattattaatttaatatttaatattagtacttAATTTCTTACATTTCAACCTCGTCTTCCATTTCATGCGTAggtgataataattttcaatgaaaaacaattcgaTCAAACAGATAAATACATCTACTTACTACTTAGTTTAATTACGTGatgaatttaacaatttaatttttgttataggtcGGTTTTTACTTGTCAACCAACAtcagaataaaaaaacgaGCGGACTTTGGAGTAAAACGCAAAACCCACGGCCCACGGGTCACATCAGGCACACTAATACACTAATACAGTACAAAATTAGAACAgatatgtagtatattatagaagttccaaaaacaaaatcggaaatatatttttgaaaccaCAGATATAGATACTAGATAAtgagcaattattatttattatctaatttaaaaatggtttaaatttaaaatgaacaaaaattattgataagcaTTAAGcgataatgataattgataaagtACTTGATAACGgactaaatatgtattactaaatatttacaatacgcCTTATggatagtaaatagtaattattatatgatttatatgcaTATCCTGTATGCATTATgcaatatgcatttaattcACACAAATTGCGAGTATGAAACTTACTATACGTAGGtaagtaaaaatgtgtaatggGAATAAAAgatgttgtttaaaaatgttggctTTGGATCATATGTGACGCACATCAAACTTCCAATTgtctcattataatatattttattcatatttgcaAATTTCGTCTTGAATATCTGAAcgatattatacagataataatatgataggttGGCCACTCATCATTTTTCGAGATTATTTAtctgtttatattttgaatcatttattattccaAGCAAGATCGGTGGTACTAGTGGTGGAcagttaatttgattttacccATGGTGatagtattgtaatttgtacagACATAGTGTTAGTGTACGTAATATAcgatcattaaattatatcatacatcAATAATCATAACTCACGATTAAAACATCGACTTATACAATACTTATAGATTGAAGTTTGATCTGAATTCTgatttgttaaatgttaatcaaTTAACCacaaaatgtcaaaaactatataactaCGAAATTAACGAATTAAAATCatgtattgtacatatttttagacataataaataataatacaggtaatattatagaagtcAATAGTCACGATTCACGATCGGTAAATTATCTAAAAGTTCGATAAAAGGTTGGTAGAAAAggtctaacaaaaaaaaaaaaatgattgaataaATGTCCGGTAAAAAAAtccaataggtatttaaattacgtaatagttacattatatttttaaattaacatatacatacaatttaaatattcaacttaTATTTCACtttgtttaaattcttataatctatataagacttaggtatattataagtaataataaataaatcaacataatCATCAGTCttgtaattaaacaaaataatacaaatttataggtacgaattcaaatcatcataatatgaatatcatACTAGTGCTAGAATCTATAGCAGCTAGATTGTTTTAAACATCGGATTATTGGaaaaactgaattttttatcagaaaacggttaaaaattaaaattaatttttttcgttatattttgacgtacaaatattgaaatatgaaGTTTGTAAATTGTGAAATTGACGATTTAAGTAAtagaattaattgataatttgaattatagtttaagtaaattttaggCCATTACCGACAACTTTAATATAGAGTGAatctaataaacaatttaaaaatctttccAGTTGAGCTCAATATAGGGACTTAAATTATGTGTAGTGCAAAATACCCCAAGTATATAAAAGTGTCTAtctatttttacagttttattttattttagttttgattgattgatttatatgcataatatataaatatatatatatatatattaatacatgttgacatattttgttaaaataccttttatgcataatatataggtaggtacctataggctataataatatgttacgcTTACTTTACGACTGGTGTACTTGTCAAATACGccaataattgtacatttgaCCAGTGCACAATTACGGTGTTCACACGACTGGCGTACTTGACAAGTAATACGAGTAATATTGGCCGTTTCTTTGATTTGTAGTTGTGTCACATTTACCGACAACCCTCGGGAACGGCACCAGACACCagtaacaaataattgtacaagTATGCCGATCCTACGGCATGGCAAGTAACTACCAGCACCAAATATTGGCCAAGTACATTCGTGGGAATGCGGCTTTACAGGTAAAAGTTAAAATCGGGTAAACCTCAGGAATGCCTGGGCAAATCGTGAATTGGCAATTGCCCACGATGTTTGGGCAAGAATTCATATTTCGGCTTTTACTCTGATAAACTAAGTTGTGACCGGTCTCATTTGTGCAAAATCGTTGTGACTAACATAAGTCATAAGATTATATAACGATTATTCATGTCCACACGTAGgtagtaaatttattgttgttatcgtaggtacctattttattttaaagatatgaAGAATACATCTTATCTAAGCGGTATAACATTGCAGGAtgagtgatttattttataattatttatatttaatattgtagtatttaaGATGCTACGGTTTTGCCCAAATAAGGTTGGTGACAACTAGGTTTGCACGTAACATAGCTATATACTAACTGTTAACAGTGTTAACTAtctataaatagattaataaaataataacggtttataatgtaataatatataggtaatatagaaACTTTGATTGATTCAGGTTTAtgtgtatgatttaaatacattttgggGTTATTGGGGCAAAAATCCCCACGATAATGCaaggtttaataaaaattatataattatataatacatttttagtctCTGGTTCTCTCTACTGCCttgcaatttattatactaattattctgTTTCATTGTTCAAATGGGAAATCTTGTCATCTTGACCTCCTATATTTCCCCTAGTTATAAACTTAATGGTCAACCTATAGTACAACTACCTACATACTGACttattgtctataatattctataccgGTCATCGATCAAGctaaaaaatgattgtttttcataaaatacacgATGACGTCCAAACATaaacttgaatatttaattttcacctAACACTTATCAAGCTagaagtaataattttgtaaattttacaattattatagattctaaattaaatattatggaaaatatCAACACTATCATAGATACACGAGTCACGAGCTTTTAGATAccagattatttatattttatatattattatctataacctGTAGTTAGTACTGGTTATAACTAACCTACTAAACTTGGATGTATATATACTGTTGAATAGTGCATAATGTACCgaatacattaaacatattttatcaatatatgatatgatataattcATTAGAACCCgcttaatcaattaataaaaacattcccAGACACGAAGAAAAAATCcacatcattatataataattataataactcagCTCaagatctaaaatataaatatgtgatagcatattataataatttgttaatagtaagcaaaatgtttttataggtatatcgaattaactaaatatttatagaacagatatgtatcataattgtattaaattgttatttaactaataactatatagctacccaaatttattaatacaaatggtttcataaacatacaatttctaaataatttatttgttttacattgaattcctcaataattaattttgaatattaataactaattttgattattaaaatagtaaggCTGTGAATTTAATTTGCTAAAAAACTGTTAGGCACCTAGTTTAAAGTATTATGCTAATGCattcaaaatatacctacaaaacatATTCTAGAAACgcataaatatgcaaaaatatgtactttttaaaacactaaaaatgtaacaatacacatttaaatattgatttttaacaattatctatgctcaaatatattttgatatttataaagacaAGAAATATGTGTGATACAtatgtagtaatatttatacaaatatgcaAAACAGTGTTTTTGAATATACTCTAGACATTAATACAGAAaggtgtaggtacataatgtaaaacaaaatttgactagacttatttttttttaagataaaacaaaataaaaacaaggtaatatttatattataaatgaacaggtattaggtatacgagtacataggtaaattaataatgttgctaatttttaagtaatgaaTGGTAATAATGATCCTATAGCATGATTTTTCTTGCGTTTCGTtagatgtaggtattatattgttattgatcgttgtttactattataattggaTATTATGATCTATATTCTctgataaaataagtaattgtaACGTATGACGTAaactaagtaaattttaaacaaatcacTACACGAATGCTTATAAATTAGTTGAAATTACAATAGATTATTGGCCATTTAGGCATTAGGTAACTTCAAACTAATTATcaagtatttacttttttgttgaacaacagaatttaataattatttttaatttcaataatattattcccaacgtttattatgtaaaaatattatgacgcAAACATAACATATGCCAAATTTATGAgtgaataaacaaattaaatgatgACGTTAATAACATGAACATTTGTCATCTAAAGAAGCTGaaagttatttttgattatgtaGTTGgtgggaaaaaatattttctaaaattatatatagtttagtgtataggtacactatacataattgtataagtcaacatattatgttgtttcctgggtatataaaaaagatgTATTTGAGGCTTTTTTGAtggtaaaaaagtattaaaattttaatttgggactaatatacttattattaataaacaatattactatataataataactaatatacttacctactGTATTCTTAtttgcattattaataaaaaccggGATATCACTGCAGGAGTCATCAACCTTTTTAAACAAGTGAgctacatattttgaaattttaaatcccTGCAGGTGATCGACATCTATAGGAGAATTTAGGTCTTTAGTAAGAGATTTGTTTgatgatcaaaaaaaaaaaaaaaatatctaagctctaagcttataaaataattatactgtttCTTCACAATAAGAATAATCTGATATTCTAATAGTACATTAGAaaactaattttcaattatttattacacgatCGACCTATATTCCTAGAAAGATAGACTGGTTGGCGTCCCCTGCTCTTTTGTATAGTATAAGTGTGAGTTAAGGATAACTTCACCTTGTCCGAATACTtcactataatggatgtattaaatttgaattaaataataaattattataattattattaacattttattatatcaaatatttatatgactaatagtttttgaatacctatgttgaactaattttttttaaataaattacaaacaatattatattataataattattaaaataatgtattatataataatatcattagctgttatttagttattaatgtattagttaatttatattgcagAAAGTAGACGTATCACGTATATATTGTAGAAGTGTAGAACGGTGTGAATAAGTTAGTGAGGTTAGCTtacaaa
The DNA window shown above is from Aphis gossypii isolate Hap1 chromosome 2, ASM2018417v2, whole genome shotgun sequence and carries:
- the LOC114130028 gene encoding uncharacterized protein LOC114130028, coding for MEDEVEIRKVQGLELILKSINCEKYKSKFEKHGINEHTFIQLIADDLRLLDVDNKDINTILTAINVLSKTLNHSEIRLSNDEILKLQSKICGQLGYIALVLNHLHSLMINDKNHLNDMLIDNHISAIDAALMLKPYMRAEEKNIENSLKNVFKIKTRSKTIMITTTMCIVLVFGLTFRRLNYSFNFNSIF